In one window of Pseudomonas chlororaphis subsp. chlororaphis DNA:
- the yacG gene encoding DNA gyrase inhibitor YacG encodes MSQPLTVECPTCGAPVEWTASNVNRPFCSDRCKLIDLGAWAAEEHKIPVSPDAEDDLFSDDLPPRAH; translated from the coding sequence ATGAGCCAACCCCTGACCGTGGAATGTCCAACCTGCGGTGCGCCCGTGGAATGGACCGCGAGCAACGTCAACCGTCCGTTCTGCTCGGACCGCTGCAAACTGATCGACCTCGGCGCTTGGGCTGCCGAAGAACACAAGATTCCGGTCAGCCCGGATGCCGAGGACGATCTGTTTTCCGACGATCTGCCGCCTCGCGCCCACTAA
- a CDS encoding prepilin peptidase, whose translation MSLTEVLASYPLVFVASVLILGLIVGSFLNVLIWRLPKMLERDWHAQARDILGLPDEPAGPTYNLLLPHSQCPNCAHPIRPWENIPLFSYLLLRGRCSACKAPIGRRYPLVELTCGLASAFVAWHFGFGWQAGLMLFLSWGLLAMSLIDADHQLLPDVLVLPLLWLGLIVNGFDLFVSLHDALWGAVAGYLCLWSVYWLFKLLTGKEGMGHGDFKLLAMFGAWGGWQILPMTLLLASLTGALAGIAMLRRNRAQMSTPIPFGPFLAIAGWIALLWGGQITDSYLQFVGFR comes from the coding sequence ATGTCATTGACTGAGGTCCTGGCCAGCTACCCGCTGGTCTTCGTAGCATCGGTGCTGATCCTGGGCCTGATTGTCGGCAGCTTTCTCAATGTGCTGATCTGGCGTCTGCCAAAGATGCTCGAACGCGACTGGCACGCCCAGGCCCGTGACATCCTCGGGCTGCCCGACGAGCCTGCCGGGCCGACCTACAACCTGTTGCTCCCGCACTCCCAGTGCCCGAACTGTGCGCACCCGATCCGCCCCTGGGAAAACATCCCGCTGTTCAGCTACCTGCTGCTGCGCGGACGCTGCTCCGCGTGCAAGGCCCCGATCGGCCGGCGCTACCCGCTGGTGGAGCTGACCTGCGGCCTGGCCTCGGCGTTCGTGGCCTGGCATTTCGGCTTTGGCTGGCAGGCCGGCTTGATGCTGTTCCTGAGCTGGGGCCTGTTGGCGATGAGCCTGATCGATGCCGATCATCAACTGTTGCCCGACGTGCTGGTGCTGCCCCTGTTGTGGCTGGGCTTGATCGTCAATGGCTTCGACCTGTTCGTCAGCCTCCACGATGCGCTGTGGGGCGCCGTGGCCGGCTACCTGTGCCTGTGGTCGGTGTACTGGTTGTTCAAGCTGCTGACCGGCAAGGAAGGCATGGGGCACGGCGATTTCAAGCTGTTGGCCATGTTCGGCGCCTGGGGCGGTTGGCAGATTCTGCCGATGACCCTGCTGCTGGCCTCACTGACCGGAGCCCTGGCCGGGATCGCCATGCTGCGCCGCAACCGCGCGCAAATGTCCACGCCTATCCCTTTCGGTCCCTTTCTGGCCATTGCCGGCTGGATTGCCTTGCTCTGGGGTGGTCAAATAACCGACTCCTATTTGCAGTTTGTCGGTTTCAGATGA
- a CDS encoding pilin, whose translation MKYQKGFTLIELLVVVAIIGILATFAMPLYSKYQARAKVTAALAEASALKVNFEDVLNQGSDPTLELVGGKAATSNCTMTAAGSASTGAGTIGCTILNAPAPVLNKTVTLTRTTADGWVCTTTVPADYSPKGCTASGS comes from the coding sequence ATGAAGTATCAGAAAGGTTTTACCTTGATCGAGCTGTTGGTCGTCGTGGCGATCATCGGCATCCTGGCCACCTTTGCCATGCCGCTGTATTCCAAATACCAGGCGCGGGCCAAGGTTACCGCGGCGTTGGCTGAAGCCTCGGCGCTGAAGGTCAACTTCGAGGACGTGCTGAACCAGGGCAGCGATCCGACCTTGGAGCTGGTGGGGGGCAAGGCGGCAACGTCGAACTGCACCATGACCGCTGCGGGTTCCGCCTCGACCGGAGCGGGAACAATCGGCTGCACCATCCTCAATGCACCGGCACCGGTGCTGAACAAGACCGTCACCCTGACCCGCACCACGGCCGATGGCTGGGTCTGCACCACCACCGTCCCCGCGGACTACTCCCCCAAAGGCTGCACCGCCAGCGGCAGCTGA
- a CDS encoding class I SAM-dependent rRNA methyltransferase — translation MSSLNQALRAALDHRQDLLVELHQQGTDCYRLFHGSQEGAGGLTIDRYGPQLLVQSFHQTLERDALLQLHETVQQQLGLDTLLVYNDRSRGNSRIDREDSVYRAEEEALKDLVGHEWGLNYRVRGRHAGQDPLLFLDLRNARGWVKAHSAGKSVLNLFAYTCGVGLSAAAGGAREVCNLDFAEGNLAVGRENGQLNPQLPAMQFVQSDYFPAIRQLAGLPISQRRGQKLPSYPRLEQRQYDLVLLDPPAWAKSAFGTVDLLRDYQSLLKPALLATADNGVLICCNNLAKVTLDDWREQVLRCAEKAGRPVREWQVLTPARDFPSMDQQPPLKTLILHL, via the coding sequence ATGTCTTCCTTGAATCAGGCGCTGCGCGCCGCCCTCGATCATCGCCAGGACCTGCTCGTCGAGCTGCATCAGCAAGGCACCGACTGCTATCGGCTGTTCCATGGCAGCCAGGAAGGCGCCGGGGGCCTGACCATCGATCGTTACGGCCCGCAGCTGCTGGTGCAAAGCTTTCACCAGACGCTGGAACGCGATGCCTTGCTGCAATTGCACGAGACCGTCCAGCAGCAACTGGGCCTGGACACCCTGCTGGTCTACAACGACCGCTCCCGGGGCAACTCACGCATCGACCGCGAGGACTCGGTTTACCGCGCCGAAGAAGAGGCGCTCAAAGACCTGGTCGGCCACGAATGGGGCTTGAACTACCGGGTACGCGGTCGCCATGCCGGCCAGGACCCGCTGCTGTTTCTCGACCTGCGCAACGCCCGTGGCTGGGTCAAGGCCCACAGCGCCGGCAAGAGCGTGCTGAACCTGTTCGCCTATACCTGTGGCGTCGGCCTGAGTGCCGCGGCAGGCGGTGCCCGCGAGGTGTGCAACCTGGACTTCGCCGAGGGCAACCTGGCGGTCGGCCGCGAGAACGGCCAGCTCAATCCGCAATTGCCGGCCATGCAGTTCGTGCAATCGGATTACTTCCCGGCGATCCGGCAACTGGCCGGCCTGCCCATCAGCCAGCGCCGTGGACAAAAGCTGCCCAGCTACCCACGCCTGGAACAACGCCAGTACGACCTGGTGCTGCTCGACCCGCCGGCCTGGGCCAAGAGTGCATTCGGCACCGTCGACCTGCTGCGCGACTATCAGAGTCTGCTCAAGCCTGCCCTGCTGGCCACCGCTGACAATGGCGTGCTGATCTGCTGCAACAACCTGGCGAAAGTCACGCTGGACGACTGGCGCGAACAGGTGCTGCGCTGTGCCGAAAAAGCCGGTCGCCCGGTACGCGAATGGCAGGTGCTGACACCCGCTCGCGACTTCCCATCCATGGACCAGCAACCGCCGCTCAAGACCCTGATCCTGCATCTGTGA
- the coaE gene encoding dephospho-CoA kinase (Dephospho-CoA kinase (CoaE) performs the final step in coenzyme A biosynthesis.), protein MTKPVFKPWILGLTGGIGSGKSAAAQHFIDLGIHVVDADHAARWVVEPGRPALARIAEHFGDSVLQADGQLDRAALRKLIFEVPQQRLWLEALLHPLIADEIAAHLARAESPYAILVSPLLIESGQYAMTQRILVIDVPQQLQIERTLQRDRISEQQIQAILKAQATREDRLSHADDVLVNDRDLAWLHSEVERLHHFYLTLRGGQS, encoded by the coding sequence ATGACCAAGCCTGTTTTCAAACCCTGGATCCTCGGCCTTACCGGCGGTATTGGCAGTGGCAAAAGTGCCGCGGCCCAGCACTTCATCGACCTGGGCATTCATGTGGTGGATGCCGACCACGCCGCCCGCTGGGTGGTGGAACCCGGCCGCCCGGCCCTGGCCCGCATTGCCGAACATTTCGGCGACAGCGTGCTGCAGGCCGATGGCCAACTGGACCGCGCCGCGCTGCGCAAGCTGATCTTCGAGGTGCCGCAACAACGCCTCTGGCTGGAAGCCTTGCTGCATCCATTGATTGCCGATGAAATCGCCGCCCACCTGGCCCGTGCCGAGTCGCCCTACGCGATTCTGGTGTCACCGCTGTTGATCGAGTCCGGGCAGTACGCGATGACCCAGCGGATCCTGGTGATCGATGTGCCGCAACAGCTGCAGATCGAGCGGACCCTGCAACGCGACCGGATCAGCGAACAGCAGATCCAGGCGATTCTCAAGGCCCAGGCGACCCGCGAAGACCGCCTGAGCCATGCCGACGATGTGCTGGTCAACGACCGCGACCTCGCCTGGCTGCACAGCGAGGTCGAACGCCTGCATCACTTTTACCTTACCTTGCGTGGAGGCCAGTCATGA
- a CDS encoding type II secretion system F family protein, translating into MAVKAAKVSVYLWEGTDRQGSKLRGELSGHTPSLIRAQLRKQGINPARVRKKSNSLLQRTPPIKARDISLFTRQLATLIKAGVPLLQSFDIIAEGFDNPNMRKLMGELKQDIAAGSSFTSALRKRPRYFDELYCSLVDAGEQAGALETLLERVATYKEKSENLKTRIRKAMTYPLAVICVALVVTGILLVKVVPQFQSMFQGFGAQLPVFTQLVIALSELVQHWWWLLVGALLLSVFGLRHARRRSPRFRHWLDVGLLKLPLVAPLMYKSAVARYARTLSTTFAAGVPLVEALGSVAGATGNQVFKQAVNRIRQDVATGMQLHFSMRASGIFPGMAIQMTAIGEESGALDGMLEKVAIHYEEEVDTLVDTLSSLMEPVIMVVLGTLVGGLVVAMYLPIFQLGTAI; encoded by the coding sequence ATGGCGGTCAAAGCAGCAAAAGTCAGTGTTTACCTGTGGGAAGGCACCGACAGGCAAGGCAGCAAACTGCGCGGCGAATTGAGCGGCCATACCCCCTCGCTGATCAGGGCCCAGTTGCGCAAGCAAGGCATCAACCCGGCCAGGGTCAGGAAGAAGTCCAACTCGCTGTTGCAGCGCACGCCCCCGATCAAGGCCCGCGACATCAGCCTGTTCACCCGGCAACTGGCGACCCTGATCAAGGCCGGCGTACCACTGCTGCAATCGTTCGACATCATTGCCGAGGGCTTCGATAACCCGAACATGCGCAAACTGATGGGCGAGCTGAAACAGGACATCGCCGCCGGCAGCAGCTTCACCAGCGCGCTGCGCAAGAGGCCGCGGTACTTCGACGAGCTGTACTGCAGCCTGGTGGATGCCGGCGAACAGGCCGGGGCCCTGGAAACCCTACTGGAGCGGGTGGCGACCTACAAGGAAAAAAGCGAAAACCTCAAGACACGGATCCGCAAGGCCATGACTTATCCCCTGGCGGTGATCTGCGTGGCGCTGGTGGTGACGGGGATCCTGCTGGTCAAGGTGGTGCCGCAATTCCAGTCGATGTTCCAGGGCTTCGGCGCGCAATTGCCGGTGTTCACGCAACTGGTCATCGCCCTCTCGGAACTCGTGCAGCACTGGTGGTGGCTGCTGGTGGGCGCGCTGTTGCTCAGTGTGTTCGGCCTGCGCCATGCCCGCCGGCGCTCACCACGCTTTCGCCACTGGCTGGACGTGGGCCTGCTGAAACTGCCGTTGGTAGCGCCACTGATGTACAAGTCCGCGGTGGCCCGCTACGCCCGCACCTTGTCCACCACTTTCGCCGCCGGAGTGCCGCTGGTGGAGGCCTTGGGCTCGGTGGCCGGGGCCACCGGCAACCAGGTGTTCAAGCAAGCGGTGAACCGCATCAGGCAGGACGTGGCGACCGGCATGCAGTTGCATTTTTCCATGCGCGCATCCGGCATCTTTCCCGGCATGGCCATCCAGATGACCGCCATCGGCGAAGAGTCCGGGGCCCTGGACGGCATGCTGGAAAAGGTCGCGATCCATTATGAGGAAGAGGTCGATACCCTGGTCGACACCCTGAGCAGTCTCATGGAACCCGTGATCATGGTAGTTTTGGGCACCCTCGTCGGCGGCCTGGTGGTCGCCATGTACTTACCCATCTTCCAACTCGGCACAGCGATCTGA
- a CDS encoding energy-coupling factor ABC transporter permease produces MISAALLSPLTLGVGWLIYVPVLVWAAWRAPWVELFSDSRRQHLLFGTVFALFMLWLVRRDFDTGVSYHFIGMTAVTLLLDWPLAIVGGLIAQVGLVALGRQDLAAVGINGALLILLPVLVTECCAILVERAQPRNPFVYIFCSGFFAAALSALLCLLVGLVLLWFDGRFAMPEWLEDFVGYLWLIIFPEAFINGMVVSALVVFCPEWLETFNRTRYLSAPWKDDDPRS; encoded by the coding sequence ATGATCAGTGCCGCGCTGCTGTCGCCGCTCACTCTCGGCGTCGGCTGGCTGATCTATGTGCCGGTGCTGGTCTGGGCCGCCTGGCGCGCGCCCTGGGTCGAGCTGTTCAGCGACAGCCGGCGTCAGCATCTGCTGTTCGGTACGGTGTTCGCGTTGTTCATGTTGTGGCTGGTGCGCCGGGATTTCGATACCGGGGTGTCCTATCACTTCATCGGCATGACGGCCGTGACCCTGTTGCTGGACTGGCCGTTGGCGATCGTCGGCGGCCTGATTGCCCAAGTGGGGCTGGTCGCGCTGGGTCGCCAGGACCTGGCGGCGGTCGGCATCAACGGCGCCTTGCTGATCCTGCTGCCGGTGCTGGTCACTGAATGCTGCGCGATCCTGGTGGAGCGCGCGCAGCCGCGTAATCCCTTTGTGTATATCTTCTGTTCCGGTTTTTTTGCCGCCGCCCTGTCGGCCTTGCTGTGCCTGCTGGTGGGCCTGGTGCTGCTGTGGTTCGACGGGCGTTTTGCCATGCCGGAATGGCTGGAGGACTTCGTCGGCTACCTGTGGCTGATCATCTTTCCCGAGGCCTTCATCAACGGCATGGTAGTCAGCGCCCTGGTGGTGTTCTGCCCCGAATGGCTGGAAACCTTCAACCGCACCCGTTACCTGTCGGCGCCGTGGAAGGATGACGATCCGCGTTCTTGA
- a CDS encoding DUF748 domain-containing protein, whose protein sequence is MSKGLIRAIGALLTALALYSLLGFLILPGIALRVVNQQLANYATVPAKIQRIELNPFSLELTLWGLNIGEPGKEQVAFERLYANLQLDSLWTRALHLADIELDKPKSEILFAKDGKLNLLGLFNLPASEPTPDDPEAKPFPLRIGRIKLAGGYVHFQDARPSEPIDFLYDKLDLELKNLSTLPDDSADMTLVAAGPAGGQIDWSGNFSLTPIASEGTLKVTDGQMKAWWPYVRDALPLVLEDGVLNLNTRYKLNLSKETELLLSDASISVAPFAIKAPDGRPLARLERLDVSETTVDLAKQQVVVGKIRSQKLETWAALEADGQLDWQKLFASQPAKPAAKPAPAAADTPPAPAPAPSKPWQVLLKDVQLRNYQVHLADRQAKPAVALEVGPLNVDVQNFDSLNQSPFNLKLDTGVGKQGKILANGVVNLQPVTAKLAVQTKDIDLRVAQSYISPFIRLELRSGMLGSDLAVDLKNIDPLTFSVTGRAQVDQLHTLDTLKTRDFVKWQQLVLEGLNYQHGDSLTINKVNLMQPYARFMINDDRTTNIDDLLIPQPADSAPKGAAKPAAKEKPLGIHIGQIAINDGSANFADFSLTPNFATAVQQLNGQIGTIDSRQAKPASVDIKGKVDRYAPVTIKGSVNPFDPMAALDIATSFKRVELTNLTPYSGKFAGYRIRKGRLNLDLHYVITNGQLKAENKVVVEQLELGEKVDSPDAVSLPLKLAVALLKDVDGKISIELPVTGDLNNPQFSVMPIVWQTLRNLIVKAAAAPFKLIGGLVAGGGSEDLGSVSFAPGSSDLSPESEATLVKLSNALKERPALRLEIEGTAAQSSDGPLIAEQRLEREYQYNYYKMLQRRGDKVPAQASLLEVPEKEKAPLLEGIYRTRLKTQPPAEWKDLGKEERTAKMREGVIKFWSGSDVLLRQLGQERASSIKDFLVDKGQLADDRVYFIDANLGQAESDGRVITPMHLDAE, encoded by the coding sequence ATGTCCAAAGGATTGATCCGCGCTATCGGCGCCTTGTTGACCGCTCTCGCCCTGTACAGCCTGTTGGGCTTTCTGATTTTGCCGGGCATCGCCTTGCGAGTGGTCAATCAACAGTTGGCCAACTACGCGACGGTACCGGCAAAGATCCAGCGCATCGAACTCAACCCGTTCAGTCTCGAACTGACGCTCTGGGGCCTGAATATCGGTGAGCCGGGCAAGGAGCAGGTGGCCTTCGAACGTCTCTACGCCAACCTGCAACTGGACAGCCTCTGGACCCGCGCGCTGCACCTGGCCGATATCGAGCTGGACAAACCCAAGAGCGAGATCCTGTTCGCCAAGGACGGCAAGCTCAACCTGCTGGGCCTGTTCAACCTGCCCGCCAGCGAACCGACTCCGGACGACCCCGAAGCCAAGCCGTTCCCGCTGCGTATCGGGCGCATCAAGCTGGCGGGCGGTTATGTGCACTTCCAGGACGCGCGGCCCAGCGAGCCCATCGATTTCCTCTACGACAAACTCGATCTCGAGCTGAAGAACCTCAGCACCCTGCCCGATGACAGTGCCGACATGACCCTGGTCGCCGCGGGCCCCGCGGGCGGTCAGATCGATTGGAGCGGCAATTTCAGCCTGACTCCGATCGCCTCCGAAGGCACCCTGAAAGTCACCGACGGCCAGATGAAAGCCTGGTGGCCCTATGTCCGCGACGCACTGCCCCTGGTCCTCGAAGACGGCGTGCTGAACCTCAACACCCGCTACAAGCTGAACCTGTCCAAGGAAACCGAACTGCTGCTCAGCGATGCCTCGATCAGCGTCGCGCCTTTTGCCATCAAGGCCCCGGACGGTCGGCCACTGGCCCGCCTGGAGCGCCTGGACGTCAGTGAGACCACGGTCGACCTGGCCAAGCAGCAAGTGGTGGTCGGCAAGATCCGCAGCCAGAAACTGGAAACCTGGGCCGCCCTGGAGGCCGATGGCCAACTGGACTGGCAGAAACTGTTCGCCAGCCAGCCGGCCAAACCGGCTGCCAAGCCCGCTCCGGCCGCCGCCGATACTCCGCCGGCTCCCGCTCCGGCGCCGAGCAAACCCTGGCAGGTGCTGCTCAAGGACGTGCAACTGCGCAATTACCAGGTGCACCTGGCGGACCGTCAGGCCAAGCCGGCCGTGGCCCTGGAGGTCGGCCCGCTGAACGTCGACGTGCAGAACTTCGACAGCCTCAACCAGTCGCCTTTCAACCTCAAGCTCGACACCGGAGTGGGCAAACAGGGCAAGATCCTCGCCAACGGCGTGGTCAACCTGCAACCGGTGACCGCCAAGCTGGCGGTGCAGACCAAGGACATCGACCTGCGGGTCGCCCAGTCCTACATCAGCCCGTTCATTCGCCTGGAGCTGCGCAGCGGCATGCTCGGCAGCGACCTGGCAGTGGACCTGAAAAACATCGATCCCCTGACATTCAGCGTGACTGGCCGCGCCCAGGTCGACCAGTTGCACACCCTGGACACCCTGAAAACCCGCGATTTCGTGAAATGGCAGCAACTGGTGCTCGAAGGCCTTAACTATCAGCACGGCGACAGCCTGACGATCAACAAGGTCAACCTGATGCAGCCCTATGCGCGCTTCATGATCAACGATGACCGCACCACCAACATCGATGACCTGCTGATCCCGCAACCGGCCGACAGCGCGCCGAAAGGCGCAGCCAAGCCGGCCGCCAAGGAAAAACCCCTCGGCATCCATATCGGCCAGATCGCCATCAACGACGGTTCGGCCAACTTCGCCGACTTCAGCCTGACCCCCAACTTCGCCACGGCCGTCCAGCAACTCAATGGCCAGATCGGCACCATCGACAGCCGCCAGGCAAAACCGGCCAGCGTCGATATCAAGGGCAAGGTCGATCGTTATGCGCCGGTCACCATCAAGGGCAGCGTGAACCCCTTCGATCCAATGGCCGCACTGGACATCGCCACCAGCTTCAAACGCGTCGAACTGACCAACCTGACCCCCTACTCCGGCAAGTTCGCCGGCTACCGCATCCGCAAGGGCCGGCTCAACCTCGACCTGCACTACGTCATCACCAACGGCCAGCTCAAGGCCGAAAACAAAGTGGTGGTCGAACAACTGGAGCTGGGGGAAAAAGTCGACAGCCCGGATGCCGTGAGCCTGCCACTGAAACTGGCGGTCGCCTTGCTCAAGGATGTCGACGGCAAGATCTCCATCGAACTGCCGGTGACCGGCGATCTGAACAATCCGCAGTTCAGCGTCATGCCGATTGTCTGGCAGACCCTGCGCAACCTGATCGTCAAGGCTGCCGCGGCACCGTTCAAACTGATTGGCGGGCTGGTCGCGGGTGGCGGTTCGGAAGACTTGGGCAGTGTCTCGTTCGCCCCGGGCTCGAGTGACTTGAGCCCGGAATCGGAAGCAACGCTGGTCAAGCTGTCCAATGCGCTCAAGGAACGTCCGGCCCTGCGCCTGGAGATCGAAGGCACCGCCGCGCAGAGCAGCGATGGCCCGCTGATCGCCGAGCAACGCCTGGAGCGGGAATACCAGTACAACTACTACAAGATGCTCCAGCGTCGCGGCGACAAGGTGCCGGCCCAGGCGTCGCTGCTGGAAGTACCGGAGAAAGAGAAAGCCCCGCTGCTGGAGGGCATCTATCGCACACGCCTCAAGACCCAGCCACCGGCCGAATGGAAGGACCTGGGCAAGGAAGAGCGCACCGCGAAAATGCGTGAAGGCGTGATCAAGTTCTGGAGTGGTAGCGATGTGCTGTTGCGCCAGTTGGGCCAGGAACGGGCCAGCAGCATCAAGGACTTCCTGGTGGACAAGGGCCAGCTGGCGGACGACCGGGTCTACTTCATCGATGCCAACCTTGGCCAGGCCGAAAGCGATGGTCGGGTCATTACCCCCATGCACCTGGACGCCGAATAA
- a CDS encoding acetyl-CoA C-acetyltransferase produces MQDVVIVAATRTAVGSFQGSLANIPAVDLGAAVIRQLLAQTGLDGAQVDEVIMGQVLTAGAGQNPARQAAIKAGLPHAVPALTLNKVCGSGLKALHLGAQAIRCGDAEVIIAGGQENMSLANYVLPGARTGLRMGHSQIVDSMISDGLWDAFNDYHMGITAENLVDKYAISREAQDAFAAASQQKAVAAIEGGRFVDEITPILIPQRKGEPVAFATDEQPRAGTTAESLGKLKPAFKKDGTVTAGNASSLNDGAAAVILMSAAKARALGLPVLAKIAAYANAGVDPAIMGIGPVSATRRCLDKAGWSLEQLDLIEANEAFAAQALSVGKELGWDASKVNVNGGAIALGHPIGASGCRVLVTLLHEMLKRDAKKGLATLCIGGGQGVALAIER; encoded by the coding sequence ATGCAAGACGTCGTAATCGTTGCCGCCACCCGCACCGCGGTCGGCAGTTTCCAGGGTTCGCTGGCGAACATTCCCGCAGTCGATCTCGGCGCCGCGGTGATCCGCCAGCTGTTGGCCCAGACCGGCCTGGACGGCGCCCAGGTCGATGAGGTGATCATGGGCCAGGTGCTCACCGCCGGCGCCGGGCAGAACCCCGCGCGCCAGGCCGCGATCAAGGCCGGCCTGCCCCACGCCGTGCCGGCGCTGACCCTGAACAAGGTCTGCGGCTCCGGCCTCAAGGCCCTGCACCTGGGCGCCCAGGCGATCCGCTGCGGCGACGCCGAGGTGATCATCGCCGGCGGCCAGGAGAACATGAGCCTGGCCAATTACGTGCTGCCCGGTGCCCGCACCGGCCTGCGCATGGGTCACAGCCAGATCGTCGATAGCATGATCAGCGACGGCCTGTGGGACGCCTTCAACGACTACCACATGGGCATCACCGCCGAGAACCTGGTGGACAAATACGCCATCAGCCGCGAAGCCCAGGACGCCTTTGCCGCCGCCTCGCAACAGAAGGCCGTGGCCGCCATCGAGGGCGGGCGCTTCGTCGATGAGATCACCCCGATCCTGATTCCCCAGCGCAAGGGCGAGCCCGTGGCCTTCGCCACCGACGAGCAGCCGCGCGCCGGCACCACCGCCGAATCCCTGGGCAAGCTCAAGCCGGCCTTCAAGAAAGACGGCACGGTCACCGCCGGCAACGCCTCGTCGCTCAACGACGGCGCCGCTGCGGTGATCCTGATGAGCGCCGCCAAGGCCCGGGCCCTGGGCCTGCCGGTGCTGGCGAAGATCGCTGCCTACGCCAACGCCGGCGTCGACCCGGCGATCATGGGCATCGGCCCGGTGTCGGCCACCCGCCGCTGCCTGGACAAGGCCGGCTGGTCCCTGGAGCAACTGGACCTGATCGAAGCCAACGAAGCCTTCGCCGCCCAGGCGCTGTCGGTGGGCAAGGAGCTGGGCTGGGACGCGAGCAAGGTCAACGTCAACGGCGGCGCCATCGCCCTCGGCCACCCGATCGGCGCCTCGGGCTGCCGGGTGCTGGTGACCCTGCTGCACGAAATGCTCAAGCGCGATGCCAAAAAAGGCCTGGCGACCTTGTGCATCGGCGGCGGCCAGGGCGTGGCGCTGGCCATCGAACGCTAA
- a CDS encoding BON domain-containing protein has translation MKKFAIAAATATALTLTMANVAFAQTTQATQAPMVLAAGEVTKAKEATSDTWITTKVKADLVTEKGIPGTDIKVETNKGVVSLSSTTALTAAQKETAVNIAKNIKGVKAVSADGLKTD, from the coding sequence ATGAAGAAGTTCGCTATCGCTGCTGCAACTGCTACCGCTCTGACCCTGACCATGGCTAACGTCGCATTTGCCCAGACCACTCAAGCTACTCAGGCGCCAATGGTGCTCGCGGCGGGTGAAGTGACCAAGGCCAAGGAAGCCACTTCCGACACCTGGATCACCACCAAAGTCAAAGCGGATCTCGTAACTGAAAAAGGCATTCCTGGTACCGACATCAAGGTCGAAACCAACAAGGGTGTGGTTTCCCTGTCCTCCACCACTGCTCTGACCGCGGCGCAGAAAGAAACCGCAGTCAACATCGCCAAGAACATCAAAGGCGTGAAGGCAGTATCGGCTGACGGTTTGAAAACCGACTAA